Below is a window of Thermodesulfitimonas autotrophica DNA.
TCGCAGGATAAGATTACGGCTACGGTGTACGGACGGGCGGCCCACGCCGGCGTCAACCCGGAGGACGGGGTCAACGCGATCTACGTTGCGGCGCGGGCGATCGCGGCGATGCCGCTGGGCCGGATTGATCCGGAAACTACCGCCAACATCGGCATCATCAGCGGTGGTAAGGCCGTGAACATTGTTCCCGATAATGTTTACCTCGAAGGAGAGGTGCGCAGTCTCAAAAGCGCGCGCCGGGCCGAGCATACCGCACTCATCTGCCGGATCTTAGAGGAAACGGCGCGCGGCGCGGGGGCCCGGGCCGAGGTGCAGGTGGAGCTTCTTTACGAGGGCTTCGACCTCAGGGAGAGCGAGCCCGTGGTACGTATTGCCCAGGAGGCGGCGCGGCGCTGCGGCCTGCAACCGGTTTTGACGCAGAGCGGTGGCGGTAGCGACGCCAACATCCTTAACGCCCGCGGGATTCCGACGGTGAACCTCGCCACGGGAATGGAGAAGGTGCATACGACCGAGGAGCAGATTGCGGTAGCCGATTTAGTGGACCTTGCCCGGCTGGTGACGGCGATCATTTCCCTTGCCGGAAAGGCTTGAAACCGGTGGGGTTAAAAGGCGCACCGGCGGCGGGTGTGCCGGACGAGAGGCAACATGGTTGCAGGGGTAGGTGGCGTCTTTGCGGTTTCTGAAGATGCACGGGTTAGGTAACGATTTTGTGGTGGTAAAGGCCGACAGCGTTCCGGAGCAGCCTGACACGCTGGCACGGGTCGTTTGCGACCGCCATTTCGGCGTGGGGGCGGACGGCCTGGTCTTTGTCCTTCCTTCGGAGAAGGCCGACCTCCGGATGCGGATTTTCAATCCGGACGGTTCGGAAGCGGAGATGTGCGGGAACGCGATCCGGTGTGTCGCCAAGTATGCTTATGAGTCCGGGATGGTAAGGAAAACGGCGCTACGGGTGGAAACGGGTGCGGGAATCCTTATTCCGCGGCTGCACCTTGCAGGGGAACGGGTGGCCACGGTAGAAGTCGACATGGGCGAGCCCGTTCTCGAACGAGGAGCGATCCCGATGGATGGGCCGCCGGGCCGCGTGATCAATGAGCTGCTAACGGTGGCGGGGGAAAGTTTCCGGGTTACCGCGGTTTCCTTCGGGAACCCGCACTGCGTCATATTTGTTTCCGACGTGGCGGCGGTTGATCTTGCGGCGCTGGGCCCAAAAATCGAGCACCATCCGGCCTTCCCGCGGCGTACCAACGTAGAGTTCGTCCAGGTTCTCAACCCGGAACGCATCCGGGTGCGGGTCTGGGAGCGGGGGGCGGGCGCGACTCTCGCCTGCGGGACCGGCGCTTGCGCCGCCGCCGTGGCCGGCGCGCTCAACGGACTTACGGGCCGTCAGGTGCGGGTGGGCCTCCCGGGCGGGGAGCTCTTCATTCGCTGGGCGGCGGATAACCATGTGTACATGACCGGGCCGGCAGCAGCGGTCTTTGCCGGCGAATGGCTGGGTGAGGAACCGGGCGGCTGAGCACGTTTTGTGGCCGTCCCGCAGGCGCACGCTGGAGGCAGACAAATTTGGGAAGGAGGCTCTCTTAGACTTGCCGGAAGTTGCCCAAAGAGTCAAGAATTTACCCCCCTACCTTTTCGCCCGCATCGAGCGGCTTATCGAGCAAAAAAAGGCGGCGGGCGTCGATGTGATCAGCCTTGGGATCGGCGATCCCGACCGGCCGACACCCGAGCACATCGTGGCGGAAGCTGGTCGGCAGCTCTACAACCCGGCGCACCACCAGTACCCCTCGTCGGTAGGGATGGCCGCCTTCCGCAAGGCGGTGGCCGACTGGTACGCCCGGCGTTTCGGGGTCGTGCTCGACCCCGGAAGCGAGGTCGTTTCGCTCATCGGTTCTAAAGAAGGAATCGCCCATATTGCCTGGTGTTACGTCAACCCGGGGGATACGGTGCTGGTTCCGGACCCGGGCTACCCGGTTTACGCGGGCGGGACCATCCTTGCCGGGGGCGAACCTTACCTCATGCCGCTGCTGCCCGAGAACGGGTTCTTGCCGCGCCTCGAAGACATTCCGACCGAGGTGGCGCGGCGGGCCAAGCTAATGTTTCTTAACTACCCGAACAACCCGACGGCGGCGGTGGCGGAGCGAGACTTCTTCGCCACGGTGGTCGCCTTCGCCCGGGAGTTTGACATCATCGTCTGCCATGATGCGGCCTACACGGAGATCGCTTACGATGGTTACCGGCCACCGAGCTTTTTAGAAGTGCCTGGGGCTAAAGAGGTGGGGATAGAGTTCGGCTCCGTTTCGAAACCCTACAACATGACCGGCTGGCGCTGCGGTTGGGCGGCGGGCAAGGCGGATGTGGTTGAGGTCCTCGGGCGGTTAAAATCAAACATCGATTCCGGCGTTTTTCAGGTGGTGCAGTGTGCGGCGATTGCCGGGCTTAGTGGGCCGCAGGATTGTTTGGCCGAGGTAAACGCCCTTTACAAA
It encodes the following:
- a CDS encoding M20/M25/M40 family metallo-hydrolase; translation: MVNRERLLNEFLELVRIDSVSGQERWLGELLKGRLADLGLSVTEDGAGGGREGAGNVIAHLPGRVAGPHLLFCAHMDTVEPGRGIEPVVGADGIIRPAGKTILAADDKAGIAAILEALRWVVAEKPGHPAITVVFTVCEETGLLGAKALDASVRADLGFVLDATGRPGEVVVRAPSQDKITATVYGRAAHAGVNPEDGVNAIYVAARAIAAMPLGRIDPETTANIGIISGGKAVNIVPDNVYLEGEVRSLKSARRAEHTALICRILEETARGAGARAEVQVELLYEGFDLRESEPVVRIAQEAARRCGLQPVLTQSGGGSDANILNARGIPTVNLATGMEKVHTTEEQIAVADLVDLARLVTAIISLAGKA
- the dapF gene encoding diaminopimelate epimerase, producing the protein MRFLKMHGLGNDFVVVKADSVPEQPDTLARVVCDRHFGVGADGLVFVLPSEKADLRMRIFNPDGSEAEMCGNAIRCVAKYAYESGMVRKTALRVETGAGILIPRLHLAGERVATVEVDMGEPVLERGAIPMDGPPGRVINELLTVAGESFRVTAVSFGNPHCVIFVSDVAAVDLAALGPKIEHHPAFPRRTNVEFVQVLNPERIRVRVWERGAGATLACGTGACAAAVAGALNGLTGRQVRVGLPGGELFIRWAADNHVYMTGPAAAVFAGEWLGEEPGG
- a CDS encoding LL-diaminopimelate aminotransferase, giving the protein MPEVAQRVKNLPPYLFARIERLIEQKKAAGVDVISLGIGDPDRPTPEHIVAEAGRQLYNPAHHQYPSSVGMAAFRKAVADWYARRFGVVLDPGSEVVSLIGSKEGIAHIAWCYVNPGDTVLVPDPGYPVYAGGTILAGGEPYLMPLLPENGFLPRLEDIPTEVARRAKLMFLNYPNNPTAAVAERDFFATVVAFAREFDIIVCHDAAYTEIAYDGYRPPSFLEVPGAKEVGIEFGSVSKPYNMTGWRCGWAAGKADVVEVLGRLKSNIDSGVFQVVQCAAIAGLSGPQDCLAEVNALYKKRRDIAVAALREMGWVLNPPRATFYLWLPVPRGYTAESFAEHLIEGAGVVVTPGTGYGKYGAGYFRISLTLPTERLQEAFGRMKQLLGRVTF